The following are encoded together in the Pleurocapsa sp. FMAR1 genome:
- a CDS encoding NAD(P)/FAD-dependent oxidoreductase — translation MSEKSRICIVGGGFGGLYTALRLSEFPWQNGAKPEITLIDKSDRFLFSPLLYELITEEMQSWEIAPPFAEILANTGVMFQQGSVTDIDIEAKKVTVDGDITIDYDKLVLATGGKTPVDIVPGAKEYALPFRSLNDAFRLQEELRLLEEANHDKIRVAVVGGGYSGVELACKLAARLGEKGRIRIIERGEQILKDSPDFNRETAIEALEKNHIWQDLETEVAQLEAQSISLEYKGQTDVIPVDLVLWTVGNQISELVTKLPLEQNEKGLLKIEPNLLVKGRDDVYAIGDVADCYDAEGNPVPATAQVAFQQSDYCAWNLWASATNRPLLSFRYQPLGEMMTLGVDNATISGLGIKLDGSMAYIARRLIYLYRLPTLKHQLTVGLNWITQPLVELLSS, via the coding sequence ATGAGCGAAAAATCGCGGATTTGTATCGTTGGTGGTGGATTTGGGGGTTTATATACCGCCTTAAGACTGAGTGAATTCCCTTGGCAAAACGGAGCCAAGCCAGAGATTACTCTGATTGATAAGAGCGATCGCTTTTTGTTTTCTCCCCTGTTGTATGAACTAATCACCGAAGAAATGCAAAGTTGGGAAATAGCACCGCCCTTTGCTGAAATTTTGGCAAATACAGGGGTGATGTTTCAGCAGGGTAGCGTTACCGATATTGATATTGAAGCCAAAAAAGTCACTGTCGATGGCGATATAACAATTGATTACGATAAATTGGTTCTGGCTACAGGTGGCAAAACTCCTGTAGATATTGTACCAGGAGCAAAGGAATACGCTCTCCCATTTCGTTCTCTAAACGATGCCTTTCGCCTCCAGGAAGAACTAAGATTACTAGAAGAAGCTAACCACGATAAAATTAGAGTGGCAGTAGTTGGCGGTGGTTATAGCGGGGTAGAGTTGGCTTGTAAGCTAGCAGCCCGTTTAGGTGAAAAAGGGAGAATTCGCATTATAGAAAGAGGTGAACAGATCCTCAAGGATAGTCCTGATTTCAATCGTGAAACTGCAATTGAAGCTTTAGAAAAAAATCATATTTGGCAGGATTTAGAAACAGAGGTAGCACAGCTTGAAGCCCAGAGTATATCCCTTGAATATAAAGGGCAAACTGATGTCATACCTGTAGATTTGGTATTGTGGACAGTTGGTAATCAGATTTCGGAGTTAGTCACCAAACTTCCTCTAGAACAAAACGAAAAAGGGCTGCTTAAAATTGAACCAAACCTGTTAGTTAAGGGTAGAGATGATGTCTATGCGATCGGCGATGTGGCTGACTGCTACGATGCTGAGGGTAACCCAGTTCCCGCTACGGCACAGGTTGCTTTTCAACAGTCTGACTATTGTGCCTGGAATTTGTGGGCATCTGCTACTAACCGTCCCTTGTTATCTTTCCGCTATCAGCCTTTAGGTGAAATGATGACTTTGGGGGTAGATAACGCCACGATCAGCGGTTTGGGAATAAAATTAGATGGCTCAATGGCTTATATAGCCCGTCGCTTAATCTATCTCTATCGTTTACCAACTTTAAAACATCAGCTAACGGTTGGGCTAAACTGGATTACTCAACCTCTAGTTGAACTATTGTCATCCTGA